The window TCCACATCAATTTGAAGCTCAGATGGCTGATAGTGAATTTTGACACTAAAGAATGAAGGGATCACACCAATGGTGAATTGTTTGGCTGGAGGGGTGCCATTGATTTTGGCAAACTCGGCAATTGCATTCCCACCATTCTCGATCTTGATGAGTTCACTGCCTTCTTCCGCTCTTCGGCCCATTCCCTCTCCAACAGCACGTTTCCCCTCAGCTGCCCATTCCTCAGATCGTCTAAAAATCGACTTGATATCCATATCGGCAAATGCTTCGGTTTGATCTATTGTTAATTTTGACGGTGTCCTTGTCATATTCATGACGGCTCTGGGCTGCTGAATCTCAAGGTCTGCTCTTGGCTGCTCTACTTCTTGCCGAGAAGGAGTTGTCGACATTTGCAGCTTTGCATAGGTTTGTTGCATTAACAATCTAGGGATTTGCATATAGGTACACCTCCATGATGCAAAAAAGCACCCAACGGATGCTTTTTATTATCTTAAGAAATCGACAAGGGATGGCTGAATAACTTTAGCCGTCGTTGCTAAAGCAGCTCTATTCACAACCTCTTGTTGAAGAAGATCAATAATTGCTTTTTCACTTTCTACATCTTCATTATCTGATTTGGCATTTTTCAGTACTTCGAATTGTGAAGTCAAGCGACTGCCTACTAAGTCAACACGATTTGAACGGGCTCCTAGGTCCGAGCGCTCAGCACTCATCACTTCTTTAAACTGATCGATACTTCCTAACGCATCATCAGAATTTGCGAACGTTCCATTTTTCAATGAGTTTTCTAAATCCGTCAGCATTTCAATGACATTTTGACCGCTGGCAGACTGTCCACCAAACGCTGAAATTGGATTTGAGTTCACATTTAAAGTGATACCATCAGAAATGTTCGACTTAACAGAATTTGCATCTGTATAGTTTTCAAAGTTAAACGTAAACGTACCATCTGCGTTCTCAACAACTGGTTTGACATTTGTATTTGTTCCATTAAATACGAACTTACCTAACATCTGAGTGTTCATCGCGTCAATGATTTGTTTCTTCATCTGGCCAATTTCTACTCCGACAGCTGCTAAATCTTCTGGCTGCTTTGTTCCATTAGCCGCATCAAGCACTTTATCTCGTACATTTGACATAATATCAATGATTTCAGTGACACTTGTTTCAGATGTATCAATCCAGTTCTGTGCTTCATTTAAGTTTTTTTGATATTGTTCATTTCGAAACATTGCTGTGCTATATTGAAGGCTTTTTACTGCTGCAACGGGATCATCAGACGTTTTTGTGAAACGTCTCCCTGTTTGTGCCTGCTCATTTATTTTAGAAAGTTTTTCATAACTTTTACTAATATTACGAAGTGAGTTTTGAGAAATCATACCTTGTGTGACTCGCATCAGTTATACCTACCTTCCCACGACACCCATGCCGTTTATTACTTTATCCAATATTTCAT is drawn from Bacillus pumilus and contains these coding sequences:
- a CDS encoding DUF6470 family protein, whose protein sequence is MQIPRLLMQQTYAKLQMSTTPSRQEVEQPRADLEIQQPRAVMNMTRTPSKLTIDQTEAFADMDIKSIFRRSEEWAAEGKRAVGEGMGRRAEEGSELIKIENGGNAIAEFAKINGTPPAKQFTIGVIPSFFSVKIHYQPSELQIDVEPQKAIIEATPHKPIVNYQPGKVNIDMLQYPDLKIEVDETGQNGDKV
- the flgL gene encoding flagellar hook-associated protein FlgL, giving the protein MRVTQGMISQNSLRNISKSYEKLSKINEQAQTGRRFTKTSDDPVAAVKSLQYSTAMFRNEQYQKNLNEAQNWIDTSETSVTEIIDIMSNVRDKVLDAANGTKQPEDLAAVGVEIGQMKKQIIDAMNTQMLGKFVFNGTNTNVKPVVENADGTFTFNFENYTDANSVKSNISDGITLNVNSNPISAFGGQSASGQNVIEMLTDLENSLKNGTFANSDDALGSIDQFKEVMSAERSDLGARSNRVDLVGSRLTSQFEVLKNAKSDNEDVESEKAIIDLLQQEVVNRAALATTAKVIQPSLVDFLR